The Clostridium sporogenes region TCATCAGCTATTGCCTTTATAAAGGAAGATATTTCATTAATTTCCTCTGATACAGTTATTATTTTGTCTATCTCTTGATTTAAATTCTGTTCATTAGTATGTATTTGTGATGCAGATGCTGCCAACTGTTCAATAGTAGCAGAGATTTCTGAAAGATTGTCTTCAAGATTATTAGACATAGTTCTCAATTTGTCTGCAACTTCCTGTGGCATAATTATGCAGAAAGAGCCTACAACTTTGTTTCCATTTTCCTCATCAAATAATGGATATCCTGATAAAGTTACAGGAACTCCATATTCTAAAGTTTTCACTTGTTCTAACTGTGGTTTTCCTGTTTTTATTACTTTACTTGCTATAAAATCCTCTTTAATTTCCTCTCCATATTTTATAGTTGGAACATCAAATTTTTCTGAAGATTGTATATCTACAATTTTATTTAAATCTGTTGTAAATAAGAATGCCCCCTCTGGGAACATTTCCCCTAGCATTGGGGCAAAACTTCCAAAGGATTTACCGATAGGATGTAATTTTGGTACTGCCATAGCAAAGGCTCCAACCACATTATCTTCCTCATCTACAATTGGAATTGAAGTAATAGTTAATCTTATTCCATAAGCAGAACGGTCAATATTTTGAGATAAAACTTTTCTTTGACGCATTGCAACAAGAGTAGTGCTATCACTACCCAATTTATTTCCTACACTAAGTAATTTAATATTAAGTGAATCAGAGGATTTTACCCATACTATAGTATCCCCTTCCATTATTCCAAATATAATTCCTCCTGGAACTGTATTTGCCTGCACTTCAGCTAATACCTTTAAACTTTCCAATTCATTTACTAAAATCATAATACGTCCTCCCTATATTAAAATGTTCATTACAAACACATAAAGTATTAAACAACTTATTTTTCATTATATTTGTATACTTTAATAATAAAAAATATTTTTCCCCAGTGATAATGATACTAATGTGTCACCTCTCTTTTTTATATATTTTGTTTGTATATTTTACACAATTCTACATAACATTAGTTATTCCTTCCTAATATTAGAGTGGTATCCATATATTATAGGGATTAATAGGGACAATTTACGTCCTTTATTTACTTTTATTTACAAACCAAATAATATATCGCTTAATTACAAAAGCATATTAAAATAGATTTAATTTTAATATAGTAAATATAAATAATACATGTAATAAACATATGAATAAGCTTTAGAGATTCTTAATTTGACGAAATTAAAAATTTTTGTGATTTCTTACAGGACGTGAGAAACCAGTAGTGAAGCCAGGGATGACGCCTCTACTGGTTAAAAAATTTTTAATGAAGTCAAATTTAGAACTTCTTAGCAAAATAAATTGCTTTATAAATGTATTATTTATATTTGCAGTTTTAAAATTAAATGTATTTTGAGACACTCTCTTTTCATTTAAAATATTTATATAATTATCTTTGCGCTTAATCAAGGTTTATATTCCATTGGTTTATTATTATCTGAACCCATTGCTTTTCCTGTATAAGTGCTTTAATCCTTATTTTTTGCAGATATAGATATACTTATTTTGGTTCCTATATTAACCCTACTTTTGATTTCTATGCTGCCTTTATGCTCTTTTATAATCCATTTTGCTATAGAAAGCCCTAAACCAGTACCTCCTTTATCTTTTGTTCTAGCCTTATCAACTCTATAAAATCTATCAAAAATATAAGGTATATCTTCCTTAGGGATCCCTGAACCTGTATCCTCAACTGTAATAACAACTTTATTTTTATTTATATGTGATCCAATAGTTATTTGCCCATTTTCAGGTGTAAATTTCAAACTATTATCTATAAATATTCGTAAAGCTTGCTTTAATAGCTTATAATCTGCAAAAATTAAAATATTGTTATTGCTTTCATTAATAATATTATGACTTGAATCTATTAATCTGGTTTCCCGTACGACCTCATCTAATAATTTATTTATATAAAACTCTTCTTTATAAATCTTTTGAGTTTTTTTATCAACTCTAGCTAAAAATAATAATTTTCCAACTAATTCCTTCATATTTTCTGACTCATCTTTAATAGCGGTAACAGCTTCTTCTAATACTTCTTTATCATCTTTACCCCATCTATAGAGCATATTTGCATATCCCTGAATAACTGCAATAGGGGTTCTAAGTTCATGGGAAGCATCTGATACAAAACGATTTTGATTTTCATAAGACTCTTCAATTCTATCAAACATATCATTAACTGTCTGCGTAAGTTCTCTTAACTCATCATGGGAACCTTTCACATTAAGACGTTTATCTAAATTTTGTACATTTATCTTTTTTATTGTATAAGCCATTTCATTTATAGGATCTACAACTTTTTTACCTATACGAGAACCGGATTTTATAATTATAATTATAATAAAAATATTAAGAACCCCTAAAATAATAAATGATACATGAAAATATTGATTTTCCTCTTGTAAATCCTTTATAACTTGTATATAATGTATTTCATTTTTCAACTCAAAACTTTTATTTAAAATAATTAATCTTTCTAGATTATCATTTCCTCTTATGATATAAGGTGAATTCTCTTTAAAATCCCCGTAATATTCTTTATTATCTTTATTGGTTGAATAGACAATGGTTTTATCCTTTTCCAAAATGCTTATGGATACATTACCTTTTTTAGAAATGCTATCTATTAATTTCTCTGGAACTTTTGAAGCATTTTTTATATTATCTAATACTATTTCTGTATACATATTTATGTTACTCTTAGCTTCTTTTATTAAGAAAGATCTAAATCCGAATAAAACTGTAAATGTAAATAAAAATAATAATATTGATATTATAAGGGTATACATAAAATTCAACTTAAAAGTAATAGAAAATCTTAGTCTTATTTTAAGTTTATTTAATAAAGTTTTAATAATTCTTGGAATTACTATTATTACTTTCTTTGTAATTATATAAGTATATTTAAAAATATCTCTAATAACCTTTATAAAACTCAGCTTCTTATTCATCTTTTAAAAGGTATCCCACTCCTCTAATTGTATATATGAATCTTTCACTATACTTATTATCAATTTTTGTTCTTAAATATCTGACATAAACATCCACCACATTAGTATCTCCAAAATAATCAAATCCCCATACTTTATCCAATATTTGTTGTCTATTTAAAGCAATATTTTTATTTTCCATAAAAAATTTTAATAAATCAAACTCAGTCTTTGTAAGATCTATGATTTGTTGATTATAGGATACAATGTGTTTATCTAAATCTAATTCTAATCCTTTTATAGAAATAGTATTAGAATGTTTTATTTCTAATTTTTTTCTCTTCAATGCTACTCTTATTCTAGCTAAAAGTTCTTCTATAGCAAAAGGTTTAGTAATATAATCATCAGCACCAGTATCTAATCCCATTACAATATCTGTGGTTTCGTCCTTAGCTGTTAACATTATTATTGGTATATCTGATATTTGACGTATCCTTCTACAAACTTCCATACCATTTAATTTAGGAAGCATTATATCTAATAATATTAAATCATATTTTCCATTTAAAGCTTTATCTAATCCTTCTCTACCGTCATATGCTTGCTCTATTTCATACCCCTCATATTGTAATTCTAGCTGAAGGAAACGAGAAATTTTAATTTCATCTTCTACTATAAGAATTCTTTCCTTATACTGTTTATCCATTTTAATTCCTCCAAAAATTATTCCACTTAATATAAAAAACTATTTATACAAATTATACCTTAATGAATAGCTTTAAATATTTGTTTTTAGTTAATATATTTTTATTATACAAAATATTCTTTAACTTGTATAAATTTATATACAATAAAAAAAGCTACCTGAAAATATATTTAGTTTTAATATAGTAAATATATTTTTTCAGACAACTCTTTTTACTCTTATAGAATAATTCTTAAATTTAAACCACAGTTTATTTAAAATTTATTTAATTATACACTTCTTTTTCTTCTGATAAATCATCAACTATATCATTAACTTTAGTTGATACTTTATTTAAAATATCATTAACCTTTGAGTCTTCTCCTGAATTTTTTTCTATTCTAATAGTATGCTTTGTTACTAAAGCAATTATAGTAGCCGCTATGGTAACTGGAAATGCTAAAGCAGCACATAATATAACCACATTAACTGGTACTTTTAATACAGTTTCTTCTTTTTTTCTGACTACAACTTTAGTTTTATTGCCTTTTCTAATTAACATCTTAATTTTATTAAAAAATTTACTCTCACATCCAAAATCCTCATTAACCTTTTTATTTTTTTCAAGATATACTAAAGCTTCTATAATATCACCATCAAATTTTTCTAATACCTCTTTTGCTTCTTCATAGCTTACGTTTGCTCTCTTTCTTAATAAGTCTATTTGTTCTAAAGACACATTCATTATAAAATCCCTCCATTTTTATTATATATGCTTAAGAAACTACATCTAACTAATAATTTCTTAACTCATATATTTACTTTATGTTTTTATTATATATGTTGAAAATTAGAAGGACTTTAATAAAAGATTAGAATTTGATTAGAAAATATACCTATACATACATAAATTGATTATCTTGTTCCTTACTCTAAAAACATTTTAAATGCTAATATACTTAAGCTCCCACAATGTGAGAGCTTAAGTATGTTATTATTTTAATTATTTAATTATTCTAATACGATCTTCTAATGGTTTATATTGTTTTTCATCTGGATTTACTACTGGTTTACCAAAAGGCATTTGGGCTATAAGTTTCCAGTTATTTGGTATATCCCATTCTTTTTTTACATCTTCTTTAATAAGTTCATTATAATGTTGCAATGACGCTCCAAAACCTTCTATTTCTAATGATGTCCAGATAACAAATTGATGCATTCCACTAGATTGTTGAGACCATATTGGGAAATTATCTTTGTATAGAGCGAATTGTTTTTGAAGATCTTCTACTACACTCATATCTTCAAAATATAAAATTGTTCCATAACCACTAGCAAAAGAATTTATTTTTTCTTCAGTGCTTTCAAATTTATCTTCAGGTACTATCTTTCTTAAAGATTCTTTTGTAATACTCCATAGTTTATCATGTTTATCTCCTAATAATAGTACAATTCTTGTACTTTGAGAGTTAAAAGCAGAAGGTGTATGCTTTACTGCATGTTCAATAACTTCCTTAATTCTATCATCTGAAACTACTGCTTCCTTACTAATTCCATAAAATGTACGTCTCTTTTCTATTGCTTCATAAAAATCTTTTTTCATTATTGATTCCTCCAATTTTATATATGATTTTGATTTCATCATTAAAAGGTAATTATATTTAATATGATATCTTATATTATAATATCCAAAATCATCATTTATATTTTCTAATTTTATTATTTGTATAAAACTATGTACGCTATTCTTAAATTTAAGTTATAAATAATAATATACATTTCTTTATCAGTTGGTTACTATTTGTAATTAACTTTGATCATATTATTTCATATATTTTCTTATTAGTCAATAATTATTTTTAATTAATTATTATTATCCATCCTATTTTCAATTTCTTTTAATAAATAAAGTTACAATTTCCATACCAATTTTTCTTGCCATTGATTAGTAATTCCCCCTCCCAATTGACTACAAGGGCTTCTACTGCTAAATGCATGCTGGATACAATATAAAAGACTATCTCAAAATTTAAATTAAGATAGTCTTTTATATTATCAATTAATATTATTAATTAATATTATTAATTGATTCTACTTTATTCATTGGGAACTCTTTCATAAGGGGAGCATTTAAATCTTCATTAAATAAATGAACAGCTGAAATTTGGCAATTTTCATAAGTATAATAATAATATGTAGCTGATTCACTACACATTGCAGAAGTATATAATGTATAATCACAAGCATTATCAGATTTTAAAACTGTTCCTTTAGAAATTTCACAATTAGACAATATATGAAATATACCATTTACTCCTTCAATTTCATTATCAATATCCACAATATTATTTTTTAAATAAACTGCCCTAACAAAGCGAGAGGGTGGAGTAAAATCTCCTGGTAATCCAAAAGTTCCAGACCCTTCGCTAAAAGCAGATAACTCTAAACCATCCCATGTAACATTATCAAATTGTTTAGCTCTCACTCCAATATATTGACGTAAATTACTTAAATGCCATTCAAAATTAGGACTATTTGTCATAACACCAATTGGATTATCAAATACCTCTAATCCCCTATATGTTCTTTCTATCACTATACTTTTACCAGATTTATCAGATAAAATCCAATGCAAGGGTGGAGCAAAATTTAATATAGACAATACTTTATTAATAATTACTACATTTTTCAATGATTTTTTTACTTCCTCTAAATTTTTAAATTGAGATAGTGCCCATAATACAAAATCATAACAAGCTATATTTTCTTTATTTTCAATATTTTCCTCCTCATACTTTGCAAATCCAGGGAAATAAAGAGTAGCACAGGTTAAACCTTTTTCATTCACACCATCAGCAAAAACGGGATGATTGTCTGTTACTACAGACATACCAATAAAAGCATATTTTGTACTTTTAACATTTTTATCTGTTATATTAGTCCATTTAAATTTTCTAGGAATTAAACGAACAGATTCATTAAACTTCACTGAAAAGTCCATTGTACGGCCAAACAAATTTTTATTATCCTTTGTTTTTAGAATTACGCTAGTGCACATAAATTAAACACGTCCTTTTAATTCCAATGTACTAACCAATACATTAGTTAATTTTTATAAGAAACAACATGCAATTATCTTCTTAAATATTATTTTTACAATAAATATAATATTTATTCTTGTAAAATATTTTTATATTTTTGTATTGTTAATATTAACTTATATCTATGTATTTTTTAATATATTATAAAATTATAAAAATAAAGAGTCTATCTCAAAATAGCTTTAATTTTGAGATAGACTCTTTATTTAGGTTTACTTTAGAAATATTTAAACCATTTTAACCATTCTATATAAATATTGCGAACAATACTTTTCCTCTTTTTCAAATTTATAATCTAACTTTTCATAGAATTTTCTTACATTTTTATCCTTAGCCAATAGTGAACAGCCTTTATAGCCTTCTTCCTTAGCAATTTTTTCTGCTAATCTCATTAACTCTTTTCCTATTCCAAGACCTCTAACCTCTTTATTAGTGGCCAAGTTAGCTATATAAAGTTCTCTTTTTCCGCCTTCTTCTAAACTCATTCCTCTAATAAAATCTTTTATAAATTTTACTTTTCCTTTAATTCCTTTAATCATAAAAAGCAATTTCAAACTAGTTTTAGCATCTAGCTGTGCTATCTCTTCACTATCTAAAAGAATTATAGCTCCACAGATTTTATCATTTAACTCTGCTACTTTTATATTTAAATAAGAATATCTAGATTCATCACTTAATACTAACAACTTAATCCTATTTAAAATTTCTTCTTTAGTCCCCTGGCCCCAAATATGATCTGGAAGATCTTCCGTATCATATATAAGACCAGTGATAATGGGGGCGTCCTCCTCCACTGCATCTCTTAATGTTAAGTTTTTCATAATTATCACTCTTTCATAAAATTTTCTTTTCAAATATATTTATATATATAATTATATAAGAATTTACTTATTTAATTAAGCCCCTGGAGTCATAACATAATAGTACTATTGTACTATTGTTATATTTTTACTAATTTATCCAATTGTTAGATTTGTACTTATTATACAAATGAGAAAATAAAATAGATTTAATTTTAATATAGCAAAATAAAGCATATACGTAATAAGCTTTATTAATTCTTAATCCAATGAAATTAAAAATTCAGCTAAAGTTTAACTTTAGCTGAATTTGTTTACACTTTATAGTATAAAACTTAATATAACAGCAAGATACTTGGTATCTTTGCCACTTTTGTCCTTAAGCTTTTGTAGACTCCGTAGGTATTTGATATACTAATCTATTTCAGCATAATATAAATCCTTCTTAGATAAACCATTTGCTTTAGCTCGTTTATTCCACACTAAAATTGAAGCCCCAATTTTCCAAGCATAACGTGGAATATTGGGAGATACGATTATATTTTTACCACTATCTAAAGCAGTTATCTTTTCCGTAATTTCATCAAGTGCTTTCCCTAAATTTTTACTTGGTCCTTTTCCCATTGGTAGTTTGGTAAGCGAACCATACATATCACCGGCGCCGCTTCCAAGAGCCTGACCCCATGTCAACCCTGCTTTTTTACACCAATGTTTCATCATATCAATGGCAATCTTTGAATGTTCACCCTCGTAAAAACCGCCATTAACAATTGTATAAATAACAGGTTTTTTGATAGACTTGCCTTTTACATAGCTTTCAATCTTAAACAATGAAGATAAAAAATGTGAAGGCAAAGCTCCCATGTATATTGGCAATGCAAAAATAACAGCATCAGCATCTAAAATTTTTTCTATTATCTCAGTAGGAAGGCACTGACTGCTAATATGGAATTCTTTTATTTGCGCATTTGATGATAACTCGGTCTTCAAATATTTTAAAAATAGCCCTGATGTACTTGCATTAGACTTAGGGCTTGCATTAACTAAAGATATTATCATAATTTCACTCCTTTCAAATTACTTGATGATGTACAAAACTTTATAATGGGCTTATTTTTTATGTTAAATTGGTGACTATTGTTTAACAAAAGTTGTTCTGCAGTTTCCTTTTCCTGTGGAGTTATATCTTCACCGTAAAAATATGCCTGGATTGTATTTATTCTTTTTTTGTATCGCATTTTATGTAAATTCATCCCATTACGTACTTCTAGATAAGGCAGCAAATATGATAGACTTCTATCAATGATACTTTTTACAAAAGGACTAAATCCACCGTAATAGCAACAGCTTATAATAACAACATCATCACAACAAGCAATTATTTTGCCTAATTGTATATATTTGTCATTTATTACACATTTCGTGGGCGTTTTTAGCCAACATCCATAACAGCCTAAACAGTTTGAAACTTCGTCTTTTGAGGAAATAACTATATCCTGGTTTTTCACTTGTACAATATCTTTAAAATTCTGTTCAGATAAATCGTGTATATATAACTTCATAGTTTAAACCTCCCAATTTAAATCATAGATAAAATATTATTAACAAGATTGACTGCATGCATAGAAATCAATGTAAATATTAATTTGTTTTTCCATATCCTTTATATCGTACTTATATATATCATTTCGATATAATTGACAATAGAAAACATATATTTAATTATTTCTCCAAATGAACAATCAATTCATTGCACCAAGTAATTATTGATTGAAAATAATGAATGCCACAAGTAATAGTAGAATATTCAAAATTGCGTGTTAAATTATAATTATTTTCTGCATAAACCTTATGCTCCTTTAATTGATCCAGATGTTGCTCTAAAACCTTAACAAATTCTTTTAAATTTTTAATTGCTACATCAATAGGCAAATACTTATAAAAATAAATATTTACCAGATAATTATGGTTTGCTTTTACAAACTCAATTGGTTGCTCAAGCCAGCAAAGAAAATTCTCTTTTCCCAAATCAGAAATAGTATATAGTTTTTTGAATTTACCATCTTCTATCGATTCACGATAAATAATATATCCTTTCTGTTCCATTCTCTTTAGAGCAGGGTATATGCTACCATAACTTGCATCAAAAAAGTAAGAAGTACACTCTACCATCCATTGTTTTAAATCATATCCGCTCATTTCTTTTTCCATAAGCATACCTAAAATTATATATTCTAACATAAGCATCTCCATAACATTTAGTTATATATCGATTTGATATATAGTTATTATAACAATAAAGTATTTATCTGTCAATAAAAATTCAGCTGAAGTAAAAACTCCAGCTAAACTCATTTACATTTTATAGTATAAAACTTAATATAATTAGTTCTACTAAACCTACTGCCCAAGCTATAGTAGTAGTAACTGACCATACTTTTATTTGTTCTTTTGCGTCTTTTATTCCAAGGGAACGGTTAACTACCCAGAAATAACTATCATTGAAATATGAGAATAAAAGTGATCCCATACATGCTCCAAGTGCTGCTAATATTGGGTTAACATTTGATGCTGCAACAATTGGTGCAGTTATAGAAGCTGCAGTTATCATGGCAACTGTTCCACTTCCTTGAATAAGTCTTACTAAAGAAGCTATTATAAAAGGTATTAAAACAACTGGCATATGAGAACCTGCAATTAATTTTGCTATATAATCTCCTGTACCACTATCACGAAGTACCATACCTAAAGCTCCTCCGCCACCGGTAACTAATATTATTATACCAGCAGATTTTATTCCTTTTTCCATTTCATTTATAACTTTTTCTTTATTTAGATTACCTGCTAGCCCATATATAGCTATTACAAGTCCAATTCCTACTGCAATTATTGGTGAACCTAAAAATTGAACCATATTAGTAAATCCGCTAGGAGTTATTGATTTTTGTTTAATTAAAACCTCTAATATAGTATTTATAAGTATTAATATTATAGGTGTTATAATTGGCGCAAAAGCCATAAATGTAGATGGTAATTCTTTATTATCCTCTTCATGTTCAAAATCATATACTGGTTCTTGATATTCTGGACGAATCCATTGATCTTCTTCTTCTCCTGGAATTTGGTATATTTTTTTCCCTATATACTTTCCATAAAACATACCAGCAATAGCCATAGGTATAGCTAAAGGAATTCCCCATAAAAGAAAATGTCCTACACTTACTCCAAATATTCCTGCAACCCCTACAGGACCAGGTGTTGGTGGTACTAAACTATGAGTAATTACGAGGCCTAATCCTAAAGATACGCCTAAAGAAACTACTGATTTTTTAGTTTTCTTAGAAATTGCTTTTGCAAGAGGTGCTAAAATTATAAATCCTGAATCGCAAAATATAGGTATAGATACAATAAATCCTGTTATGGCTAATGCTAATTCCTCTCTTTTTTTACCTAAGAATTTTATAAAAGTTTTAGCCATTCTTTCAGCTGCACCAGATACTTCAAAAATCTGACCCATCATTACACCAAAGCCTATAATTATACCAATGCTTCCTAAAGTTCCCCCAAAACCTTTAGATATAGATTCAATTATTTTATTAGGCGGCATTCCTCCTATAAGCCCAGTAGTAGCTGCTGAAATAATTAGTGCTAAAAATGTATGTATTTTAGTTTTAAGTATTAAAAAGACAAGTATACTGATTCCAATTATAAGTCCTAATATCATTTGATTTCCTGCTACTGTGTTTCCCATTATTCTTCCTCCTTTTGTTTGTAAAGGTATTCATTTGTATTTAAAAAACTAGTAAAATTTTTTATGTACATTTTTATATTTAATAAATTTATCACTAAGAAGTTAAAACTAAAATTCCAGTTTATATATTAGCCTAACGGATTCTTACCTCCATCTTCCCAAGGATGAAGATAAGAATCCCTAGAACTTGTCACAATTATTAATAAAATTTATTTTGTAAATTTAGGTGAATATTTAGCTGCTAAGATTATAGCTTCTACCATACTTACAGAACTAGCTATTCCTGTACCTGCTATATCAAAGGCAGTTCCATGATCTACTGAAGTTCTAAGTATTGGCATACCGTTTGTTACAGCAATAGTTCTTTCAAAATCTAATGTTTTTGTTGCTATATGTCCTTGGTCATGATACAAAGATAATACTGAATTGTATCTTCCCATAAGAGCTAAATGAAATACTGAATCTGCTCCTATAGGACCTTCTACTTTATACCCCATTTTTTGAGCTTCTTCTATAGCTGGAACAACAGCTTTCATTTCTTCATCCCCAAATAGGCCATGTTCTCCACTGTGAGGATTTAACCCTGCAACAGCCATTTTACCATCTTTTACTCCTAATTTTTCTAAAGCCTTTGAGCATCTTATTATATAATCTAATACTCTTTCTTTAGTTACTAAGTCACAAGCTTCTCTTAAAGAAACATGTCTTGTTAAGAAGAATACTCTCATTCCTCTAACTTCAAACATAGTAAGAGGATCTTCTGTATCTGTTAAATCTGCTAAAATTTCAGTATGACCAATATAATTTACATTACCTTCTCTTAAAGACTCTTTATTTATTGGAGTTGTAGCTATAGCATCTATTTCTCCTTCTTTAGCCATTTCTACAGATTTTTTTATATATTCAAAGGCTGCTTTTCCTGCTATACCTTGAACCTTACCTATTTTTAATTCATTTATATCTATATTATTTAAATCTACCAAATCTATAGTTCCTAAAGTAAACTTACCTTCATCTGCTTTTTTAATTGAATTTATATTTAAATTAACATTGCAGAATCCCATGGCTTGTTTAATTACTTTTGCATCTCCTATTAATATAGGATTACATTTTTCATAAACTTCTGCTTCAGTTAATGATTTTACTACTATTTCTGGTCCTACACCGGCTGGATCTCCTATAGGTATTCCTATTATTGGTTTATTATTAATCATATTTAGTCCTCCCTAGTCACAATTAATATTTTTAAGTAAATAATCTACACATAATTCCATTCCATCTTCTTTTCCTACCATTCCCCCTTTGCTTACAATTTTCATATCTGGAAATTCTCCTTCTATAAACTTGCCATAAGCAGCTAAAGGCATTACTTCATCCAAAAGTTCTAATCCTGCTGAATTAAATTTTCTAGAAATACTAACACTTATATCTCCTCCACTGCTAAATATGCCTTTTATAGATTTTATTTCTTTCATTATTCTATAACTTATTTCTGCTACTGCAGTATTCATTATTTGAGATAAAAATTCTTTTGTAGTATTCTGTTTTTTGGCTTCTTCATCTAAATTAATCCTTACTTCTTCATATAAAGAATCTAGTACTATACAAAATACATCATATAAATCTTTATTTTCTATAACTTCATTTGTTACTCTGTCTATTTCTTTGTGTTTTGTATTTACATCACTTAATATAGCTCTAGCATTTATATCTATCTTAAATATATCTCTATCTTTTGATATTCTTTCTAGTTGTGCTCTAGTAGTATCTGTTATACTCCCTATAGACATAAGCACCTTATTTTTATCCTTTTTACTTTCTTTATCTAAAACAACATGTTGCTTTATTACCTCTGCAGTAAAAGGACCTGGATCTACAGATATAAACTTAATCTTTGTATTTATTAATGCCTTTGATATAATTTCTAAATCATCGTTATCTAAAGCATCAAATATTATTAGCTTTTTACCCTGATCATAAAACTTTAAT contains the following coding sequences:
- a CDS encoding methyl-accepting chemotaxis protein, which codes for MILVNELESLKVLAEVQANTVPGGIIFGIMEGDTIVWVKSSDSLNIKLLSVGNKLGSDSTTLVAMRQRKVLSQNIDRSAYGIRLTITSIPIVDEEDNVVGAFAMAVPKLHPIGKSFGSFAPMLGEMFPEGAFLFTTDLNKIVDIQSSEKFDVPTIKYGEEIKEDFIASKVIKTGKPQLEQVKTLEYGVPVTLSGYPLFDEENGNKVVGSFCIIMPQEVADKLRTMSNNLEDNLSEISATIEQLAASASQIHTNEQNLNQEIDKIITVSEEINEISSFIKAIADETKMLGLNAAIEAARAGEAGKGFGVVAQEIRRLSEQSKSTVPRIKELTDNIKIKVEDVSKKSQSSLVSSQEQAAASQQITAGIEEITSMSEELNTIAQKL
- a CDS encoding sensor histidine kinase translates to MNKKLSFIKVIRDIFKYTYIITKKVIIVIPRIIKTLLNKLKIRLRFSITFKLNFMYTLIISILLFLFTFTVLFGFRSFLIKEAKSNINMYTEIVLDNIKNASKVPEKLIDSISKKGNVSISILEKDKTIVYSTNKDNKEYYGDFKENSPYIIRGNDNLERLIILNKSFELKNEIHYIQVIKDLQEENQYFHVSFIILGVLNIFIIIIIIKSGSRIGKKVVDPINEMAYTIKKINVQNLDKRLNVKGSHDELRELTQTVNDMFDRIEESYENQNRFVSDASHELRTPIAVIQGYANMLYRWGKDDKEVLEEAVTAIKDESENMKELVGKLLFLARVDKKTQKIYKEEFYINKLLDEVVRETRLIDSSHNIINESNNNILIFADYKLLKQALRIFIDNSLKFTPENGQITIGSHINKNKVVITVEDTGSGIPKEDIPYIFDRFYRVDKARTKDKGGTGLGLSIAKWIIKEHKGSIEIKSRVNIGTKISISISAKNKD
- a CDS encoding response regulator transcription factor translates to MDKQYKERILIVEDEIKISRFLQLELQYEGYEIEQAYDGREGLDKALNGKYDLILLDIMLPKLNGMEVCRRIRQISDIPIIMLTAKDETTDIVMGLDTGADDYITKPFAIEELLARIRVALKRKKLEIKHSNTISIKGLELDLDKHIVSYNQQIIDLTKTEFDLLKFFMENKNIALNRQQILDKVWGFDYFGDTNVVDVYVRYLRTKIDNKYSERFIYTIRGVGYLLKDE
- a CDS encoding DUF4342 domain-containing protein, with the protein product MNVSLEQIDLLRKRANVSYEEAKEVLEKFDGDIIEALVYLEKNKKVNEDFGCESKFFNKIKMLIRKGNKTKVVVRKKEETVLKVPVNVVILCAALAFPVTIAATIIALVTKHTIRIEKNSGEDSKVNDILNKVSTKVNDIVDDLSEEKEVYN
- a CDS encoding nitroreductase family protein — protein: MKKDFYEAIEKRRTFYGISKEAVVSDDRIKEVIEHAVKHTPSAFNSQSTRIVLLLGDKHDKLWSITKESLRKIVPEDKFESTEEKINSFASGYGTILYFEDMSVVEDLQKQFALYKDNFPIWSQQSSGMHQFVIWTSLEIEGFGASLQHYNELIKEDVKKEWDIPNNWKLIAQMPFGKPVVNPDEKQYKPLEDRIRIIK
- the bsh gene encoding choloylglycine hydrolase; the protein is MCTSVILKTKDNKNLFGRTMDFSVKFNESVRLIPRKFKWTNITDKNVKSTKYAFIGMSVVTDNHPVFADGVNEKGLTCATLYFPGFAKYEEENIENKENIACYDFVLWALSQFKNLEEVKKSLKNVVIINKVLSILNFAPPLHWILSDKSGKSIVIERTYRGLEVFDNPIGVMTNSPNFEWHLSNLRQYIGVRAKQFDNVTWDGLELSAFSEGSGTFGLPGDFTPPSRFVRAVYLKNNIVDIDNEIEGVNGIFHILSNCEISKGTVLKSDNACDYTLYTSAMCSESATYYYYTYENCQISAVHLFNEDLNAPLMKEFPMNKVESINNIN
- a CDS encoding GNAT family N-acetyltransferase is translated as MKNLTLRDAVEEDAPIITGLIYDTEDLPDHIWGQGTKEEILNRIKLLVLSDESRYSYLNIKVAELNDKICGAIILLDSEEIAQLDAKTSLKLLFMIKGIKGKVKFIKDFIRGMSLEEGGKRELYIANLATNKEVRGLGIGKELMRLAEKIAKEEGYKGCSLLAKDKNVRKFYEKLDYKFEKEEKYCSQYLYRMVKMV
- a CDS encoding flavodoxin family protein, with the protein product MIISLVNASPKSNASTSGLFLKYLKTELSSNAQIKEFHISSQCLPTEIIEKILDADAVIFALPIYMGALPSHFLSSLFKIESYVKGKSIKKPVIYTIVNGGFYEGEHSKIAIDMMKHWCKKAGLTWGQALGSGAGDMYGSLTKLPMGKGPSKNLGKALDEITEKITALDSGKNIIVSPNIPRYAWKIGASILVWNKRAKANGLSKKDLYYAEID